A genomic segment from Rubrobacter tropicus encodes:
- the cmk gene encoding (d)CMP kinase, whose amino-acid sequence MKGILVTIDGPAGSGKSSVARQVAGRLGVVNLNTGAAYRAAALLALREKADLSDGPRLAALASRVSLDPDGASIDGERVDEPDLRSPEVSAAASKVSVNAGLREVLLPVQRAAASEARERGGAVVEGRDIGTVVLPDAELKVFLKADPDERARRRAKQTGREGELDRIREAISRRDRQDSEREVSPLKPADDAVVLDTTSLSLEEVVSQVLDLADGLRRGG is encoded by the coding sequence ATGAAGGGCATTCTGGTAACCATAGACGGTCCCGCGGGCAGCGGGAAGAGTTCGGTCGCGCGGCAGGTAGCCGGGCGGCTCGGCGTCGTCAACCTCAACACGGGCGCGGCCTACAGGGCCGCTGCCCTGCTCGCCCTGCGCGAGAAAGCCGACCTCTCCGACGGGCCCAGGCTCGCCGCCCTCGCCTCCAGGGTCTCCCTCGACCCGGACGGGGCCAGCATAGACGGGGAGCGGGTGGACGAGCCCGACCTCCGCTCGCCCGAGGTCTCGGCCGCCGCCTCCAAAGTCTCCGTCAACGCGGGGCTGCGGGAGGTCCTCTTGCCGGTCCAGCGGGCCGCCGCGTCGGAAGCGAGGGAACGTGGCGGGGCGGTCGTCGAGGGAAGGGACATAGGGACAGTCGTGTTGCCTGACGCGGAGCTCAAGGTGTTTCTGAAGGCGGACCCGGACGAGCGGGCGCGCAGGCGGGCGAAGCAGACCGGGCGGGAGGGCGAGCTCGACCGGATCCGGGAGGCGATCTCACGCCGCGACCGTCAGGACTCAGAGCGCGAGGTCTCGCCCCTGAAGCCGGCCGACGACGCGGTTGTCCTCGACACCACCTCGCTCTCTTTGGAAGAGGTCGTCTCCCAAGTCCTCGACCTCGCGGACGGCCTGCGGCGCGGAGGGTGA
- the aroA gene encoding 3-phosphoshikimate 1-carboxyvinyltransferase — protein MKPVRGVPGIDFGIREVRGDFPEELEISPLGRPVDAEVRVPGSKSVTNRALLVAALADGVSVVRNPLFSDDPYYLLDALVRLGFDVGADREAGEVRVGGLGGEIPRGGVEVFVGNAGTVARFLPPALALGPGPYTVDGVPRMRERPIRDLVDALRRLGAAVDYAEDEGRFPLVVRGGGLEGGATPVQGAGSSQFVSGLLMAAPYARRTVNLDVQGREKWPYVGITVEVMRRFGVEVGVSEDLRSLAVEPGVYRARAFEVEPDASAASYFMALAAVTGGRVRVPGLGSRSSQGDLRFAEVLETMGCEVEIEADAVEVRGTERLRGVEVDMNAFSDTMMTLAAIAPFASTPTTITNVGHARHQETDRISAVAAELGRLGVAVEERPDGLKILPGPLRPAVVETYGDHRVAMAFAVAGLASPDPVVTIRDPGCVTKTFPGYFGALESLR, from the coding sequence ATGAAGCCCGTAAGAGGCGTGCCAGGAATCGATTTCGGCATCCGCGAGGTCAGGGGCGACTTCCCGGAGGAGTTGGAGATCTCCCCGCTCGGCCGCCCCGTGGACGCCGAGGTCCGGGTTCCGGGTTCGAAGAGCGTGACGAACCGGGCCCTGCTGGTCGCGGCGCTGGCCGACGGCGTCTCCGTCGTGCGCAACCCGCTCTTCTCGGACGATCCCTACTACCTGCTCGACGCCCTGGTCCGCCTCGGCTTCGACGTCGGGGCGGACAGGGAGGCCGGCGAGGTCCGGGTCGGGGGGCTCGGCGGAGAGATACCGCGGGGCGGTGTCGAAGTCTTCGTCGGAAACGCCGGCACTGTGGCCCGCTTCCTGCCGCCCGCGCTCGCGCTCGGGCCGGGACCCTACACCGTAGACGGCGTGCCCAGGATGAGGGAGCGCCCGATCCGGGACCTCGTGGACGCCCTGCGCCGGCTGGGCGCCGCCGTCGACTACGCCGAAGATGAAGGCCGCTTCCCCCTGGTCGTCCGCGGCGGCGGCCTCGAGGGCGGCGCGACCCCCGTTCAAGGCGCCGGCAGCAGCCAGTTCGTCAGCGGGCTCCTGATGGCCGCCCCTTACGCGAGGAGAACCGTGAACCTCGACGTACAGGGCAGGGAGAAGTGGCCTTACGTTGGGATCACGGTAGAGGTCATGCGCCGTTTCGGCGTCGAGGTAGGCGTATCCGAAGACCTCAGGAGCCTCGCTGTCGAGCCGGGCGTCTACCGGGCGCGGGCCTTCGAGGTCGAGCCCGATGCCTCCGCCGCGTCTTACTTTATGGCGCTGGCCGCGGTGACGGGCGGACGGGTGCGGGTGCCGGGGCTCGGATCCCGCTCCTCCCAGGGAGATCTCCGTTTCGCCGAAGTCCTCGAAACGATGGGTTGTGAGGTGGAGATCGAGGCGGACGCCGTAGAGGTGCGGGGGACGGAACGACTGCGGGGTGTCGAGGTCGACATGAACGCCTTCTCCGACACCATGATGACGCTCGCCGCGATAGCCCCGTTCGCCTCCACGCCGACCACCATCACCAACGTCGGGCACGCCAGGCACCAGGAGACGGACAGGATCTCGGCCGTGGCGGCGGAGCTCGGGCGGCTCGGGGTCGCGGTCGAGGAGCGGCCCGACGGGCTAAAGATCTTACCCGGCCCCTTGCGTCCGGCCGTCGTCGAGACCTACGGCGACCACCGCGTGGCGATGGCCTTCGCCGTCGCAGGTCTCGCCTCCCCCGACCCCGTCGTGACCATCAGGGACCCCGGCTGCGTCACCAAGACCTTCCCCGGGTACTTCGGCGCCCTCGAATCGCTGCGGTAG